ATGGATGGGCCCCCTCAGTGGCCTCTTCCCTGATAGAGGTCAGAAGCGTCGACTTCATGGCCATGAACTCCGCCGTGGAAATCACGTCCATGCTGCGTGGCCTCGGCAGGTCGACACGCTGCACCATCTTCATACTGCCCGGACGCGCGGTCATCACATAGACGCGGTCGGAGAGGAGGATGGCTTCATCCACGTCGTGGGTGACTAGGATGATGGTCTTCCGCATCGATTCCCATAGCCCGGTGACCCACTGGTGGATCTGCGTCCTGTTGAGCGCGTCCAGCGCGCCGAACGGCTCGTCGAGCAGAAAAACCTCCTGGTCGGCCAGGACTGTGCGGAGGAATGCAGCACGCTGCCGCATCCCTCCCGACAGCTCGTGGGGGTAGGCGTTCTCGAACCCCTCGAGCCCGAATCTGCCGAGGTGCTGCCTCGCTCGGTCACTGGCGTCCCTCCTGGAAACACCCTGCAACTCGAGTCCGAGAATAGCGTTGTCCATGACGCTTCGCCACGGCATCAGCAGGTCCTTCTGCTGCATGTAGCCGACAGAGCCCAGGCGCTGTCTGTCCTGGCTGCCGTGAAGCGTCACAGTTCCCGAAGTGGGGCTGTCGAGACCGGCGATGATGTTCAGGAGTGTGCTCTTGCCGCATCCCGATGGGCCAATTATGGAGACGAACTCACCTTCTTCGACGTGGAAGTTGACGTCTCTCAATACCGGGAGCGGCTGAGAGTCCCGCTCCATCTCCCTGGAGAGAAGTTGGACCTCGATGGCATAGTCAGCCGGCTGAAGCGTCTGGGCTCCAGTAGTGCTGCTGTCTGTTTTGCCTGATGTCAACATCGACCCAAATGAAAAACGCCCACTCTGTCTGGGTGGGCGGTGCATATGGTCGACGGGCTGTGCCACGATCCCTACGCTGGCATTATCCAGATCAGGTTCGAAGGGGTCGACAGCGTTTCGGCTGCCCTCTCAGCCTGGCGTTTTCCAAGCTCCCCCGGGGCTGTATTTTGTGTTGCGCGCAAGTCTAACCGGGCAACTGGTGTATGTCAAACCAGAAGTGGACATCCCAACCTGGCGTGGTAGGAGGGTCCACTTGCGACTGCCAAAGCTATCTCCTTAGAATGAGACTACACATCAGTACATGGATGGCCTATCTGCATTGGGAACCGAGTAGCTTCCTTCAGATTCATAACCGCGACAACTATCTAGCCTCTCGCGTGCCCGGTCCGGGGCGCAGCGAGAGGCTGTTGTGTGTTCCGGGCTGGTGTTCCACTCTTTCTTCACTTCGAACCATCGCCTGACTCGCATGTGCCACGCAGCATCAGAGCAGGCAAATTAGGAGACGACACATGGCACTTCAATCAGATCAGGACCTCGCCTACCTGCGCGAGAGGATCAGACACTCCACCGCCCACGTTATGGCCGACGTGGTCACAGCGATGTTTCCTGACGCCAAGCTGGCCATCGGCCCGCCGACTGAAGACGGCTTCTACTATGACTTCATGATCGACAGTCCGTTCACACCTGAGGACCTCGATGAGATCGAGCGGCGGATGCGCGTGGTGATCTCCGAAGACCACACCTTCGAGTACGCGGAGTACTCTCGCGAGCAGATGAACGAAATGAACTCAGACGAGCCTCTCAAGCTGGAGGTGATCGCCGAGATCCCCGAGGGTGAAGCGATCTCGACCTACACGCACCGGGACTTCGAGGACCTCTGCGCAGGTCCCCACGTCGAGTCCACGGGCCGCATCCCTGCCTTCAAGCTGCTGAACGTCGCAGGCGCCTACTGGCGCGGGGACGAGAACCGTCCCATGCTCCAGCGAATCTATGGCACGGCCTTCGAGTCCCAGGAAGCGCTCGACGAGCATATGGAACGACTTGAGCAGGCGAGGCTGCGCGATCACAGGACGGTCGGGCGCGACCTGGACCTCTTTTCTGTCCACGACGAGACTGGACCAGGTCTCATCATCTGGCATCCAAAAGGATCCCGTGTTCGTGGACTCGTCGAAGACCTGTGGAAGCAGGAGCACTACCGCTGGGGATACGACCTTGTTTACACGCCACACATCGGGCGCTCCACGCTCTGGGAGACCAGCGGCCACCTCGAGAACTTCAAGGAGAACATGTTCGCCGCAATGGACATGGAAGGGCAGGACTACTACCTGAAGCCCATGAACTGCCCGTTCCACATCATGTACTACCGCAGTGGCCTGCGCAGCTACCGAGACCTCCCGATGCGAATCGGGGAGCTGGGATCGGTTTATCGCTTCGAACGCGGCGGCACTCTCCATGGGATGCTGCGCGTCAGGGGAATGACCCAGGACGATGCCCACATATTCTGCCGGCCCGACCAGATCGTGGCCGAAGTGAACGGCGTCCTGGATCTCACGTTCCACCTGTTGGATATGTTCAACTTCACCGACTACTCGGTCATGCTCTCGACCCGCCCTGATAAGGCGGTCGGCTCCGAGGAGGAGTGGGAGGTAGCCACCAGCTCGCTGAGGTCTACTCTCGAAGATCGCGGCATGCCCTACGAGGTTGAGGAGGGTGGGGGAGCCTTCTACGGTCCCAAGATAGACGTACACATCAGGGATGCCATCGGACGTCTCTGGCAGTGCACGACCGTCCAGTTCGACTTCAACCTGCCTCGCAGGTTCGGACTGACCTACATCGGCGCCGACGGCGCTGAGCATCAGCCGTACATGGTCCATCGTGCTCTCTTCGGCTCTATGGAACGGTTTATGGGTGTGCTGATAGAGCACTTCGGCGGCGCATTCCCGACCTGGCTCGCGCCAGTTCAGGCCTCGATCATCCCGATCGCGGACAGGCATCACGAATACGCCGAGGCCGTCCGAAGTACCCTGGCCGACGCGGGCGTTCGCGCCGAGACGGACCTTCGCAACGAGCGCATGGGTTTCAAGATCCGTGAATCCCAGGTGCAGAAGGTGCCATACATGCTTATTGTTGGAGACCGCGAAATCGCTGCGGACGCAGTCGGTGTCCGCCTCCGCTCCGGGGAGGACCTTGGCGCAACTCCTGTCTCCGAACTAGTCGACAGAATCGTCGAAGAAACTAAATCAAGGTCCGGCTGAGCGCGGGCACGCTTCAGGCACCCCATTCCGGGCCGGGATTTTGCAGTACAGTAGTCTGGCGCCTTGTTGCCGGTTCGCATCGTGTGTGCTATATTCTGTAAAACTCAGGTGGGCGCCTGAGCTAATGTCATTTTGAGAAAGTGTAAGAAAGAGGTGTCAGGATACCCCCAAGGGACTACAGAGCCAACGAGCAGATAAGAATTCCGCAGGTCCGCGTCATCGACGAGGAGGGCACCCAATTGGGTGTAATGGCTACTCGCGAGGCGCTCGCGATTGCAGACGAAAGAGGATACGACCTCGTTGAGGTCGCTCCCGCCGCGCAACCGCCAGTCTGTCGCCTCATGGACTTTGGAAAGTTCAAGTACGAGGCCACACGCAAGGAGCGCGAAGCGCGCAAAGCTCGCAGGGCCAAGCCCACCAACGAGCTGCGCGAGGTGCGGATGAAAACTCGAATCGGTGAGCATGATCGCCTTGCCAAGACCCGGCTTGTGAAGCGCCTGCTCGGTCAGGGTTCGAAGGTCAAGGTCTCGGTAATGTTCCGGGGTCGCGAAAACGATCATCCAGAGATTGGAATGGCGTTGCTGCGAAAGGTTGCCGAAGCTCTTGTTGATGATGCAGCCCTGGAGAGTACTCCCAGATTCGAGAGCAGGAGAATGCTCTCGATGGTAGTGACACCCATAGCGCCGCCTGCTCAGGGCGAGCAGCGGTCTGAACGTCAACCGGAGAAGGTTAGTGCCTAAACTAAAGACACACAAAGGCGCCAAGCGCCGGTTCAGAATCACCGGCACTGGCAAGCTGGTCAGAATGAAGGGACATAGAAGTCACCTTCGGCGCAAGAAGTCCGCCAGGTCGAAGCGCCTCTTCGCCAAGAAGATCGAAGCGAGCCCGTCCGACGTTAAGATGTTGAAGCGCGCGCTTCCCTACGGTCTTCGCTAACTGCTAGAATTCCTAGTCGGGCCCGAATTCCACACCGCCCCTCCTTAGTGCAGGGGCGGTTGTATGTCTGAGCAGAGAGGGAACTACATTGACGCGAATCAAGCGCGGCGTTACAAAGCGAAAGCGTCACAAGAAGATACTCAAGATGACCAAGGGTCATCAGGGTGGACGACACACGCTGTTCAGGCAAGCCAATGAGTCCATGCTCCATGCCTGCCGCGAGCGCAAGGGCGATATGCGAAAGCTGTGGAACATCAAGATCAACGCTGCCGCCCGCGCCAATGGCATGACCTACAGCACCCTAATCCACGGTCTCAGGCAAGCCGGTGTCGAAGTCAACCGCAAGATGCTTGCCGACGTCGCCATGCAGGACCCGGGTGGTTTCACACAGATCGTCGAGACCGCCAGGCAGCACGTCGAAGCGGCCTGACGGCAGCCGGAGCCTTACTTCCCCTCTCCGCTTACTGGAGAAGCCTCCTGACGTCCTGAACGATCTCCTCCGGACTTAACGGAGACGTAAACACCACGCGTCTACTTCCCCCCCTGTCGATCAGGAAGACCGGGGCCGAGTGGATGACCAGGTATCGCTCTGTAATCGCCGCGCTCAGGGCATCTATCGCCCCTCTCGGCTCAGGAGTTGCCACCTGCACGCCGGAATCTTCGGCGTAGGGATCTACGAAGTAGCTCTCCCAGATGGGCTCAAGCGTCTCGCGGTCGCCTACCAGGTACTGCCACTCCTCCTCGATCTTCCATCGCCTGAGGTAGTCCTGGGCAGCTTCAACCGTGTCGCGTTCGGGATCAACGCTTATGGCCACGAACTCGACGCCACTTCCGTCATCAGCCAACTGGTCCTGGACGTCTCTGAGCTGCGAGGTGATGATCGGACAAACGTCGGGGCAGTACGTGTACAGGAATGTGAGGACGACGACCCGGTCCTGAAAACTCTCCAGGCTGATGGCTTGGCCGATCTGGTTGGTCAGATCGAATGGAGGAGAGGGTTCGGCGCCCTTGAGGACAGTACCGTTGAATTCAGGTTCGGACTGATCGTCGCTGCACCCGCCGAGCAAGACCAGGGTCCCGACGGCGAGGAAAATCGCCATGCCAATCCTGTATCCTAAGTCGCGTTGTGGACGATTGGCGCGACCTGACACATTGATCGGGGCGCTTGTCAGGTCCAGTGGTACGGGTTACTCCGCCGGCTCGTTTCGAGTGAGCAGGTAGGCGACTATAGGGACGCCGAACACCAGCGCAGACCCGAGAATTATGACTGAAAATATTCCGATCGTTTCATCGAGAACGATAAAGAGTGTGCCGAGTCCCCCACCATATAGAGCGATCAAGAAGATCGCGAGGAACGGGAATAGTAGGGAGAATTTAAACTCTTTGCTCATGTAGGGGTCTCCTCCAGTCCGGGAGCTCCGTTTTCAAGATAGTCCATGCGTTTTCTGCGGTTGGCCTGGCGCATCCTCTCCTCTTCGCCATACCAGCGGTAAAACGTCACCACCAGCAGACCGAGGAAGAGCAGCCCGCCTCCGATCTTCATAATGATCGCGCCGATCTGCTGATCGGTCAGGGTAGAGAACATTGTGATCCGAGGTGCGTCCACGTAGTGCTGGTACAGTGGCTGCCCTGCGAACGTCAATGCGCCGAACACGATTATCTGCGCGACTGACAGCCCGAACAGGTACATCATCTGCATCGGATAAGACACCCTCGGCAGTTCCGCCATGGTGCTCGTGAGGGGCCACCACATGACCATCGCCGTCGAAATCATCATCATGTGCTCAACGACGTGGACTATGTTGTTCGACAGGGACGCGTTGTAAAGCGCTGGAATATGCCATAGAGAGAATACGAGGTTGAACGCGAGAAACGCCGCGATCGGGTGCGTGATGGTACGCGCCGTCCGAAATGCCCAGTTGGGCCGAAGTAGTGGTCGGATCAACCAGTGGGGAAGTCCACGAATCAGGAGCGGTGGCGCCACCAGTGTCAGAAGCACGTGCTGGAGCATGTGGATGCTGAACAGGTAGTTGTCGCTGATCACATTGATCGGTGAGACCAGTGCGACGAACAGCACCAGAACGCCGAGCGTGAAAGTCGCAACTTGCCGCGGGTCCACGTAGTCTGCCCAGTTGTTGCGTTCCCTGAGCGGGCCCACACCGAGCAGGTACAGGCCCTCTATGGCCACGAGCAGGACTATCGACTCGGGTTCGGCCTGCCATGTAGTCCACAGCGACCCGGTGCCGAGTCCCATCCCTCATCTCCTTCCACTGCCGCCATCGCGAGCTATGCTGCCTAAGCACTTTCGGCCTGACCTTTATCTTAGAGCAGGAACCAACCGAACAGCGCCATGAGCGCGAATACGACGCCAGTAGCGACCATCATGCCGAAGAAGAACATTCCGGTGAAAATCTTCGAGTCGAACTTCAGGTGCATGTAGTACATCACAACGAGGGCGAACTTGCCGATGGACAGTACTGCCAGGATAGGAATGATCCCGTAACTCAAACCAGTGATGTAGAAGATCCCGACCTCGATCGCCGTCAGGACCGACAGAATCATCGCAACCTTGAAGTATGTTGACGGCGTAGGGTGACCGGTATGTGCGGCGTCTCCCCCGTGTTCGTCGACCTGAATGTTCTCCTGGCTCATTCCTTCCCCCGAGATGTTTGCAACCGTCAAGTGTGCAGGAACTTAGAGATCCAACTGCGTCAATGCGCCGCGTCTGTGGGTACTACCCCTGGGAAGCCCTCGAATACACCGAACAGGTAGACGACCGTGAAAATCACGATCCATACGATGTCTACGAAGTGCCAGTACAGTGCAGCGAGGTCAACGTCGAGATTCTTTTCTGCGGTAACGCCACCCTTCCTGAACGAGTGGAAGAGAATCGATAGAAGCCAGATGACTCCGAGCGTTACGTGCGCCCCGTGGAAACCAGTCAGCGTAAAGAATGTTGTACCGAACAGGTTCGTTCTTGGTGTGAGGCCGTGGACCGCAAAGTCCCGGAACTCGAAAACCTGGAATGCGAGGAAGGTCGTGCCCATGATGGCCGTCGCTGCCAACCAGATGCGGAACGCCTTGAGGTTGCCACGTGTCAGCCATGCGTAGGCCAACACCATGCTCATCGAGCTCATCAGCAGTACGAAAGTGCTTACCGAGGTGACGGGGATGTCGAAGACATCGATAGGGTAGGGGCCGACCAGGCTCTTGCCCTTATACACCAGGTAAGTGGCAATCAGGGTACCGAAGAACATGCAGTCCGAGCCCAGGAAGGCCCACATCAGGAGCTTCCTGTGATTCAGGCCAGTTGTCGTTGGTTCATGCTCGCCGTGAACGGCGGTAGCTTGTGCCACTTAAGTAGCCTCCGTGCTGTTAGTGGGCCGCGGCGTGCTCACCGTCCGGCTCAGGGTCATTGACCGGCTCGAACGACCAGCGGTAGACAGACACCATGCCGATCACGACGCCGAGTACCGTTGCCGTAAGCGCAGTCCAGTTCAGTGTCCTGATGCCGGCAGCATCCACGTTCATCAGATAGACAAGGCCAAACCCGGCTATGAAAAGTCCGAGCGATACGAAGAACGGCCAATACGATGGCTGCGGCAGGTGAATGTCGTGGTGCTCTTCTTCCTCATCGGAAGCTCCCGCGACAACGGGCACCTCAGTAGCCTCTCGCTGGCGCCGCTGCTTCTCTTCCCACCAGTCGTCTCGGTCCTGTACGTTTGGAATCTCAACGAAGTTGTACTCGGGCGGAGGCGACGGAATCGACCACTCGAGCGTCCGTCCGTCCCACGGGTCTGCCCCTGCGAGTTCGCCCTTCGTCCAGCTCTTCCACATGTTGTAGATGAAGAACAGGAACCCGATCGCTAGCATGAACGCGCCTAATGTCGATACCAAGTTCCAGAAGTCCCATCCCATCCCGCTGTAGTACGTATAGATCCGGCGGGGCATTCCATCGAGACCGGTGAAGTGCATCGGGAAGAACGTGACGTTTTGCCCAATGAACATCAGCCAGAAGTGGATCTGGCCCAGCTTCTCGTTGTACATGCGTCCCGTAAGCTTCGGGTACCAGTAGTAGACGCCCGACAGGATGGCGAAGATAGCCCCTCCAAAGAGGACGTAGTGAATGTGGGCAACAATGAAATAGGTGTCCTGCTGCTGGGCGTCCGACGCGGCAATGGCGTGCATGACGCCGCTGATACCGCCAATAACGAACATGGACACAAACGCGATTGCGAATAACATGGGGGTCTTCAGGTTCAGAGAACCTCCCCACATGGTTCCCATCCAGTTGAACACTTTGATGCCTGTCGGCACCGCTATCATCATGGTGGTTACCGCGAAGACCGAGTTGGCTACCGGGCCAAGTCCCACCGTGAACATGTGGTGGCTCCAGACCATCCAGCCCATGAAGGCGATGATGACGCCCGCCAGCACGATGGTCGGATACCCAAACAGGGGCTTCTTCGAGAACACGGGTAAGACCTCTGAGACGATACCCATGGCCGGTAATATCAAGATATACACTTCAGGGTGTCCAAATACCCAGAATAGGTGCTGCCATAGCACCGGGTTAGCGCCGGCGACGACATTGAAGAAGTTCATGCCAAAGGCACGGTCGAACAGGAGTTCGATCAGGGCCACGGTGATGACCGGGAAGGCCAGCACCAGCAGTATTGCTGTCACCAGTGTCATCCAGGTGAACAGCGGCATTCGCATCAGGCTCATGCCCGGAGCCCGCATGTTTACTATCGTCACAATGAAGTTGAACGAGGCCGCCAGTGAGGCAACGCCCAGCACCTGCAGGGCTACGATCCAGACGTCTATGCCGTGTCCCGTGTTGTAGGTGATCCCGGTAAGCGGGGAGTATCCGAACCAGCCACCATTGGGCGCGGCGTGTGTAAACCAGCTCAACTTGAGAATCAGGGCGCCGGCCAGGAACGTCCAGTAGCTGAAGGCATTGAGACGCGGGAACGCGACGTCACGCGCTCCTATCTGCAGTGGGATTACGAAATTGAAGAATGCCGCAGACAGTGGCATCACGCCAAGGAAGATCATGGTCGTGGCGTGCATTGTGAACAGCTGGTTGAATATCTCAGGCGTGACGAGGTTCTGCTCCGGCCTCATCAACTGGACGCGAATGATCATCGCCTCGATGCCGCCTGAGAAGAACATCAGGAACGCTGTGACGCCGTACAGAACGCCTATCTTCTTGTGATCGATTGTCGTCAACCAGTCCCAGATCCCCGAGGGGTGGACTGGCCTTGGAATCGCTAGGGGAATGGTCGTCATCCAGTTCCTCCGAACATTTGCGTCACAGGTGCTGCCCTTTACTTCAGGCTGGAGACGTAGGCAACCAGGGCGGACAGTTCAGCTTCCGTCAACGTGTTGGCTGGGTCGATATATGGCGCACCTCGCCGGGCCATAATGTTGCCCGTCTTGGCCGCCTCGGGATCTTCAATCCAGGTCCTGAGGTTGCGCTGGAAAATAGCGTCGTTCACCTGGCCGTCTTCGCCAAGGTTGTCAAAGACACCGGCCGCGAGCTGCGATCGGCTGGCTACGTGTGTCAGGTTCGGGCCGTCGCGTCCGGGAGTACCCTTGGCGACAACCGAATCGGTCGCGTGGCAGCCGCTGCACCCGGCGCTTGCGCTCGAGAACAGTTTCCTGCCCTCCGATATCAGCGGGTCCTGCGATTCAATCGCAGGCGATGCCTGGAATCTGAGCCATTCGTCGAATTCCTCGCGGGTTACTACGAACACCTTGAAACGCATGTTGGCATGCTGCACGCCACAGAATTCAGCGCACTGGGCGTAGTACTCCCCCGTTCGGTCGGCCTTGATCCACATGGTGTTGTCATTTCCTGGCACCATATCGACTTTGCCGGCAATTTTGGGAATCCAAAAGCTGTGGATCACGTCGATGGAGTCCAGATTGACGTTCACGACCTCGTCCACAGGCATATAGAGGTCGTTGGCAAATACGATCTCCTTCGTGGGATCGTCGGGATGAGGATATCGGAACTCGAACCACCACTGGTGGCCGATAGCCTCCACCGTCAACGCGTGCGGCTCAGGGGAGACCTGGTTATCAAAAATTGTGAAGACGGTCGGAATGGCTACGACGATGAGCAGGGCAGTCGGAGCGGCTGTCCAGGCGAACTCCAGAGTATGGTTGCCTTCGGTCTGCGTCGGCATTTCGTCCGCTCTTCGCCTGCGGAACTTTATGACTGAGTAGATGAGGGCGCCTTCAACCAGGATGAATACAACCGTGCCTGCTCCCAGAATGATCCAGAACAGGTTCAACTGCGACTGGGCGACTGGCCCCAGCGCATCGAAAGTGGACTGCGGATTGTTGGGCGTGCAACCGAACACGAGCGTCAGCAGGGCAATGCCGATCAGGATCCTACCGCGCTTTAACACTCTGGACATATTCCGGGTATCCCTCTGACTGGTGTCTGTTTTCTCAGAAATGGCTTGTGACACCGATTGTAAAATCTATCAAAGCACCCTATGGCAGTCAAGGATTTCAGGCAAGGGTTGAACGCCCTTCCTGACTCCGTTTACTGAAGCGTGTTCAGACTCGTTTCTAGCTACCATAACCGGTGCCTTATACATTCTTTCGAACTCTCCATCACACGGCCACCACGCTGTCGACCATCATGATGACGAACAGCAATGCGAGGTAGGCAAGCGAGTAGAGATAAGTGGACTTGGCTCCTTCGATCCCTGGCCTGCGCATCAGCCTGTAGGCTGAGTAGATGAAACCTGCTCCCAGGGTCAGCGAACCCGCGAAGTATACCCATCCAACCGCCTGGGTGGTGAAGAACATTGAGGTGAGCGCAACTAACAGGACTGTGTACAGCAGGATGGACCTTTTAGTCTCACTGACTCCGGCGACTACAGGCAGCATGGGAACCCCGGCCTGCGAGTAGTCGTCCTTGATAATCAGCGACAGCGCCCAGAAGTGCGGCGGGGTCCAGAAGAACACGATTGCAAACATGTACAGCGCCGGCAGATCCAGGCTGCCTGTGACTGCGACCCATCCAACCATCGGAGGGATAGCACCTGCCGCGCCCCCGATGACGATGTTCTGCGGAGTGCTCCTCTTCAGGGTCATGGTGTATACAAACACGTAGAAGAGCGTTGCTGAAAGCGTAAGTACAGCGCTGAGCGGATTCGCGAGCAATGCCAGGATCGCGAATGCAACTACGTTCAGTCCTATGCCGAACCACATCGCGTTGACTGGTGGGATGGTGCCGCTCGCGACCGGGCGGGTCGCGGTCCGGGTCATTAGCTGGTCTATATCTCGGTCGAGGAAGTGATTGAGAGCGTTTGCTCCTCCGGCAGCGAGCGCGCCGCCTGCCAGGACGACGACCGTCAGCAGGGGATCGGGAGCTCCTTTGGAAGCAACGAACATCCCGCCCAGAGCCGTGAAGACCAGGAGGGATATGATCCTGGGCTTCGTGAGCGTCACGTAGGCCCGCAGTATTGACTGCGATCTCCTGACTGTTACTGCCATGGTTGCCATTGAGTATTCTCGACTAGGCTTGCTGGAACCGCAGCGCTGTGGCTGCAGTAACCGTCTTCTGCTGAGGCAGGTAGATAAGCCCGACCATAGTCACCAGTGCCGCCCAGACAAGCGTTGCGACGCTCAGGTGGACGGCCTTGAAGTCCGCTCCGAACTTCGTCCATATCACTGCTGCGCCGACAATTATCTGTATCGCAAATACCAGAATGACAGCCAGTGCCGCGAGCCGCGCGGGAGGGTTGTCCTGGAAATTACGTATCACGTGCCACGCCGCGGCCAGAACGATAAGCCCGACCAGGGCGGCGATGTAGCGGTGCCCCATGTGTATCAAATAGGCCGCCGCATCTGACGGCCAGAAGCTGCCTCTGCAGAGGGGCCAAGTAGCGCATGATGTCCCGGCCCCGTAGCCGACCATGTACGATCCCGACAGAATAAGCATGAATGCGCCAACTATTGCCGCGATTACCAGATTCCGGGTAGTCGCGCCGGGCTTTGCCACAGCGGACTCGTTTTCGGCACGGCTGACGCTCCATCCCCCTATCGCGGCGACAATCAGGGAAGCTAGGAGCATCTCGGCTATTCCGAGGTGAAACAGCACCACCCACCATTCAAGCTCGGTGAGCACGGTGACACCGCCCAATATGGCAGCGACGACCACCAGCACGAGTGCCGCGATCGAACTGCCGATGACAACCCGGTTTTCGCGGAATTGCAGCCATGCCAGAACTGCTGTACCCAATACGAACAGACTGAGAACAGATGCTGACAATCGATGACTGTACTCGATCATGGTGGGCACGCTGAATGGGGGAATGATCTGACCATAGCAAAGAGGCCAATCGGGACAACCCAGACCAGAGTTTGTGACCCTCACCACTCCTCCCAGGGTGACCTGTCCAAACGCCGCTACCACCGCGGCAACCACCACTACGCGGAAGATGATCTGTGCCCTCTCGCTCGACATCATCGTCTCTAGCGGCCTGCGACAGGGCTACTGGGGGTGGCGGCAGAAGGTGCCGAATGTGCAATATTTCACGAACGAAATGGTAGCACAGGCTATTACTAGCGTCAATCCAATAGTCAGTGCAGAATACATGCACCTGACAGGGCTTTTCTTGACTGCTATCGACAGTCGTAACTAGAATTAGCCAGCCTGACCGACGACCGGTTCTGGCTTACCTAAAGACTCTGGC
This genomic stretch from Dehalococcoidia bacterium harbors:
- a CDS encoding heme o synthase produces the protein MATMAVTVRRSQSILRAYVTLTKPRIISLLVFTALGGMFVASKGAPDPLLTVVVLAGGALAAGGANALNHFLDRDIDQLMTRTATRPVASGTIPPVNAMWFGIGLNVVAFAILALLANPLSAVLTLSATLFYVFVYTMTLKRSTPQNIVIGGAAGAIPPMVGWVAVTGSLDLPALYMFAIVFFWTPPHFWALSLIIKDDYSQAGVPMLPVVAGVSETKRSILLYTVLLVALTSMFFTTQAVGWVYFAGSLTLGAGFIYSAYRLMRRPGIEGAKSTYLYSLAYLALLFVIMMVDSVVAV
- the coxB gene encoding cytochrome c oxidase subunit II; the protein is MSRVLKRGRILIGIALLTLVFGCTPNNPQSTFDALGPVAQSQLNLFWIILGAGTVVFILVEGALIYSVIKFRRRRADEMPTQTEGNHTLEFAWTAAPTALLIVVAIPTVFTIFDNQVSPEPHALTVEAIGHQWWFEFRYPHPDDPTKEIVFANDLYMPVDEVVNVNLDSIDVIHSFWIPKIAGKVDMVPGNDNTMWIKADRTGEYYAQCAEFCGVQHANMRFKVFVVTREEFDEWLRFQASPAIESQDPLISEGRKLFSSASAGCSGCHATDSVVAKGTPGRDGPNLTHVASRSQLAAGVFDNLGEDGQVNDAIFQRNLRTWIEDPEAAKTGNIMARRGAPYIDPANTLTEAELSALVAYVSSLK
- a CDS encoding heme A synthase, with amino-acid sequence MSSERAQIIFRVVVVAAVVAAFGQVTLGGVVRVTNSGLGCPDWPLCYGQIIPPFSVPTMIEYSHRLSASVLSLFVLGTAVLAWLQFRENRVVIGSSIAALVLVVVAAILGGVTVLTELEWWVVLFHLGIAEMLLASLIVAAIGGWSVSRAENESAVAKPGATTRNLVIAAIVGAFMLILSGSYMVGYGAGTSCATWPLCRGSFWPSDAAAYLIHMGHRYIAALVGLIVLAAAWHVIRNFQDNPPARLAALAVILVFAIQIIVGAAVIWTKFGADFKAVHLSVATLVWAALVTMVGLIYLPQQKTVTAATALRFQQA